The genomic segment ACTCGCAAGATACGCTAGAAAAAGCCTTTAATGAGCTTTTAAAAGTCTAGGGAATTCTAGAATTCCCTAGACTAGAATTCCCAAAGAGAATTCCCTAAACTAGAATTCCCTACAAACACAAAGGAGAAAAAATGTTAAGTAAAAATAAAAGAATTCTTCAAGCCTTGCTTGGAGTAGCACTCATCGCAGGATTGTTTTTTGTAAGCCCTTGGCTTAGTTTAATAGGCTTTGTGCCACTTCTAGTAGGCATTACGGGCTTTTGTCCGGCTTGCTATTTTCTAAACCGCTGCTCGCTGCCAAAGCGCTAAGGAGAAAAAATGAAATATTCTAAAATTTCAGTTATTTTACACTGGCTTAGCGTGCCGCTTTTAGCGTTTTTGTTGCTTAGTGGGACTTTTGTTTTATCAAACATTCCAAATACGCTAGAAAAACTGCCAAATATCAAGCTTCATAGCATTTTAGGCTTTGTGGCGCTAATTCTAAGCTTGCTTAGAGTGTATTTTTTGCTAAAAAGCAGACCGCAAACCCCTGCTATGAGCAAAGCACGGGCCTTTTTATTTCACGCAAATCACATAGCCATTTATCTTTGCGTGGTGCTAATAGCTTGTAGTGGTATCGCGCTAAATCTACAATCTGGCGTGGCTGGGGCGATTATGAGCGGGGCAAATGATTTTAGCATGTATGAAAATATGAGCGAGTATCTTTGTGGCTATATTCATAGAATTCTTACAAAGATTTTGCCTTTGCTTATTGTTATGCATGTGCTTGGCGTGTTTAGCTATATGATAGCTAATAAAACAAATATAATTAAGCGAATGTGGTTTTAAGGGGGATTTATGTGTAGATTTGCTTTTTGGGATAAGACTATTAGGCTGGTTTTGGGCTCGGCTTTGATTTATTTTTTTGGCTTTATTTGTGAGAGCTGGTGGTGGCTTTTTGGTGCGTGGCTTGTGATAACTGCTGTGTATGGATGCCCACTGTATCGCTATTTGCCGTGGTTTAAGGATAAATGTAGAAATAACTAGAATTCTAGAATTCCCAGCCAAAAAAGTGGAATTCCACAAGCCCTGACTTTATCCTCCTTTCTCAGGGCTTTTGGAATTCTAAAATTTAAAAGGATAAAAATGAGTAGAATTAAAGAGTTTCCTATAATGTTTTTTGCTGTTATTATGGGCTTTGGTGGGCTTAGCGTAGCAGTTTTAAAGCTTGGATTTGATGAAAATATTTTTCTAGCACTAAGGGCACTTAGCACCTTGCTTTTTGCCCTTATTTGCGTGCTTTATGCTATCAAAATCGTAGCATTTAACGCTGAGTTTAAAAAAGAGTTAAACCACCCTATTAGGCTAAATTTTTTCGCCGCATTTAGCATTTCGCTACTGCTACTAGCGATGATTTATGAAGGCAGCGTGGCTACTTGGCTGTTTTATGCTGGGGTGATAGCACAAAGCTATATCACGCTTTTTGTGCTTCGTGCGTGGGTAGAGCGTGATATTAAC from the Campylobacter magnus genome contains:
- a CDS encoding YgaP family membrane protein gives rise to the protein MLSKNKRILQALLGVALIAGLFFVSPWLSLIGFVPLLVGITGFCPACYFLNRCSLPKR
- a CDS encoding cytochrome b — encoded protein: MKYSKISVILHWLSVPLLAFLLLSGTFVLSNIPNTLEKLPNIKLHSILGFVALILSLLRVYFLLKSRPQTPAMSKARAFLFHANHIAIYLCVVLIACSGIALNLQSGVAGAIMSGANDFSMYENMSEYLCGYIHRILTKILPLLIVMHVLGVFSYMIANKTNIIKRMWF
- a CDS encoding YgaP family membrane protein, whose product is MCRFAFWDKTIRLVLGSALIYFFGFICESWWWLFGAWLVITAVYGCPLYRYLPWFKDKCRNN